A window of Marinobacter salarius contains these coding sequences:
- the tnpB gene encoding IS66 family insertion sequence element accessory protein TnpB (TnpB, as the term is used for proteins encoded by IS66 family insertion elements, is considered an accessory protein, since TnpC, encoded by a neighboring gene, is a DDE family transposase.) → MRHRYLRPSWDLPEIYLYRKPIDFRKQANGLALLVEQELGHSPFSGALYAFTNRQRNKIKCLMWEDNGFVLYYKALAEEKFKWPGPADELMPLTGEQINWLLDGYDISLLRGHKTLHYESVG, encoded by the coding sequence ATGCGTCACCGCTATCTGCGCCCTTCCTGGGATCTGCCGGAGATCTATCTGTACCGAAAGCCCATCGACTTCCGCAAGCAGGCCAACGGCCTGGCCCTGCTGGTGGAACAGGAACTGGGGCACAGCCCATTCTCCGGTGCACTTTACGCCTTCACCAACCGGCAGCGGAACAAGATCAAATGCCTGATGTGGGAAGACAACGGCTTTGTGCTCTATTACAAAGCCCTGGCCGAGGAGAAATTCAAGTGGCCAGGGCCTGCGGATGAACTGATGCCGCTGACCGGTGAACAGATCAACTGGTTGTTGGACGGCTACGACATCAGTCTGTTGCGGGGCCATAAAACCCTGCACTATGAGAGTGTCGGATAG
- a CDS encoding tyrosine-type recombinase/integrase: MEFLLATPEFEIRGHSYEGFPILLKANHDVFVEGMEFLVHHCLKRGSVQSRRSWETFGRDLCDYFEFIEANGFDWKELDHRNHETLLALYRDVSFDRFNLSVSTVNRRLHLVIKFYQFALKQGWVSTLPYDLETVRVRQTKGFLAHTDTSGGYAVKPDVLLKTTPTKIKVLNKEQVDELLKTIKNKTLRLIVRLALLTGLRKEELLTIPVHYISAPQSILARSHVVVELDPQEMSTKGDKPRTIHVPISLMADLWDYVIHERHETIRKHGRDSKTLFVTAKGTPWSFRTSLNNQLNRLKLSFACHPHILRHTYATHTLKSLMSRKSTTFNPLIYVRDRLGHSSITTTEKYLHFLDHIEDDLRTSYQEEIEETAKEAACA; this comes from the coding sequence GTGGAGTTCCTTCTTGCTACGCCAGAGTTTGAAATCAGGGGCCATTCCTATGAAGGTTTCCCGATTCTTCTCAAAGCCAATCATGATGTTTTTGTTGAAGGAATGGAATTTCTCGTTCATCACTGCTTGAAACGTGGAAGTGTGCAAAGCCGACGTAGTTGGGAAACGTTTGGAAGGGATCTGTGTGATTATTTCGAGTTCATTGAAGCCAATGGTTTTGATTGGAAAGAGCTTGATCACCGAAATCACGAAACCCTGCTAGCCCTGTATCGCGACGTTTCTTTTGATCGATTTAACCTCAGCGTCTCTACGGTAAACCGACGACTTCATCTGGTGATCAAGTTTTATCAGTTTGCCCTCAAACAAGGTTGGGTAAGCACGTTGCCGTATGACCTTGAAACGGTGAGAGTCAGACAGACAAAGGGTTTCCTAGCACACACAGACACGTCCGGGGGGTATGCCGTAAAGCCTGATGTGCTTTTGAAAACCACGCCAACCAAGATCAAAGTCCTCAACAAAGAGCAGGTCGATGAGCTGCTGAAAACCATCAAGAACAAAACGCTCCGACTGATCGTTCGGTTGGCGTTGCTGACGGGTTTGCGTAAAGAGGAGCTGCTGACAATTCCAGTTCACTACATATCTGCGCCCCAGTCGATCTTGGCTCGAAGTCATGTGGTGGTTGAGCTTGATCCCCAAGAGATGAGCACCAAGGGAGACAAACCACGGACGATCCATGTGCCGATATCATTGATGGCGGATCTCTGGGATTACGTCATTCACGAGCGTCACGAAACGATCCGAAAACACGGGAGAGACTCAAAAACCCTCTTTGTAACCGCCAAGGGCACCCCCTGGAGCTTTCGAACCTCGCTTAACAATCAACTGAACCGATTGAAGCTGTCGTTCGCCTGCCATCCCCACATCCTGCGTCATACCTACGCGACGCACACCCTGAAATCGTTGATGTCCCGAAAGAGCACGACTTTCAATCCCTTGATCTATGTCCGAGATCGTCTCGGCCACAGCAGCATCACGACGACGGAAAAATACCTGCATTTTCTCGACCATATCGAAGACGACCTGCGCACCAGTTATCAGGAAGAAATTGAGGAAACGGCGAAGGAGGCGGCCTGCGCATGA
- a CDS encoding TetR family transcriptional regulator: MSKPSESDTHKRIRLAIVRLEKGQPKVVEKGRKVSVAAVAEEAGVSRALIHKDYPDLMERIRGNANKAIQWQRDEKHEKLKEERFKNRQLREKIVELTEQRNELASKNATLELENRRLSAILDSKNVTVFRGKSSE; the protein is encoded by the coding sequence ATGTCGAAGCCATCTGAATCAGACACTCACAAGCGTATTCGGCTGGCCATTGTTCGATTGGAAAAAGGCCAGCCCAAGGTCGTTGAGAAGGGCAGGAAAGTCTCGGTGGCCGCTGTTGCCGAAGAGGCCGGAGTCAGTCGAGCCTTGATCCACAAAGACTACCCAGACTTGATGGAGCGCATCCGGGGCAATGCCAACAAGGCGATCCAGTGGCAACGTGATGAGAAGCACGAGAAACTCAAAGAAGAGCGTTTTAAGAATCGTCAGCTACGAGAAAAGATCGTGGAACTGACCGAGCAGCGCAACGAACTTGCTTCAAAAAACGCGACTCTTGAGCTCGAAAACCGCCGACTCTCGGCAATCTTGGACAGTAAAAACGTTACAGTTTTTAGGGGGAAGTCGAGTGAGTAG
- a CDS encoding tyrosine-type recombinase/integrase: protein MIEIAGAEVLADRERLLRALPRGEGLHGIITTDRAGKVLYVLSRYEDPVWWLPKSNTPGSVRDSVRKLDFTRITGEQLRFEAKIIMARLIWREVSLSNNSIKNAFNALVPWLNWLNDQNISSLAKVTPLVAARYVQYIHSATSVKKSGKPFESKTKWTRLSAVERCWQFLRDTPSTFDHPWPESSAIALSGHKKSSQSKTDIIPDDILRPLFQHAEYLLSRAEDILQHQCALADFQPSSENRTDQATEKTSFLKTRGWDQGLRALTKALCDLRDGCFVIILTTTGIRAHELGNIRRDQWYSEVRDGERFYFLGSRSDKTYAGETSWLCPEIAIQAVRVLERLSEPLQTGLEQALKEAEVFEDYEEMTRLQSCSGCIGLTRSSAKQNRITLLSGAALIHRVRKFAKNLGMDWKLAPHQFRRTFANYVVHHKLGDLRYLRDHFKHWSLDMTILYAMNEAQDLELYDEIYAAFDGKRQAIVGHWLEPDTPLSGGMAGHIRQMRSRSEEVRTYKDRKEMIEAISELVYLRSTGIAWCTNDTGVDCAGGQCEGCEHGCIDDSHKPFWEGLYLQQIELQQIDDLDDSGSKTVERTMERCERVLTDLGVDINRLKEQVIDVEAI from the coding sequence ATGATCGAGATTGCCGGCGCAGAGGTACTGGCCGACCGTGAACGTTTGCTACGGGCTCTGCCCCGTGGTGAAGGGCTACACGGCATCATTACCACGGATCGAGCCGGTAAGGTGCTGTACGTGCTTTCTCGGTACGAAGATCCAGTGTGGTGGTTGCCCAAATCCAACACTCCAGGCTCTGTAAGAGACAGCGTACGAAAGTTGGACTTTACTCGAATAACCGGGGAGCAACTGCGATTCGAGGCCAAAATTATCATGGCACGGTTGATCTGGAGGGAGGTCTCTCTGAGCAACAACTCCATCAAAAACGCTTTCAATGCGTTGGTTCCATGGCTGAACTGGTTAAACGATCAAAACATCAGCAGCCTGGCGAAGGTCACGCCTCTCGTCGCAGCTCGCTATGTGCAATACATCCACAGTGCTACCTCGGTTAAGAAGTCTGGAAAGCCGTTTGAGAGTAAGACAAAGTGGACCAGGCTATCGGCTGTTGAACGATGCTGGCAATTCCTCAGGGATACCCCAAGCACTTTTGATCATCCATGGCCCGAGAGCTCTGCTATTGCGCTGTCGGGGCACAAGAAATCAAGCCAATCCAAGACCGACATTATTCCAGATGATATTTTACGGCCTCTGTTTCAACACGCCGAATATCTACTCAGTCGAGCTGAAGACATATTGCAGCATCAGTGCGCTCTGGCTGACTTCCAGCCTTCCTCCGAAAATCGAACGGATCAAGCCACAGAGAAGACTAGCTTCCTGAAAACCCGAGGTTGGGATCAGGGGCTACGTGCACTGACCAAGGCACTATGCGACCTGCGTGACGGCTGTTTCGTGATTATTCTGACTACGACAGGTATCCGGGCTCATGAACTCGGCAATATCAGGCGGGATCAGTGGTACAGCGAAGTTCGAGATGGCGAGCGGTTCTACTTCCTCGGCTCACGCTCAGACAAAACCTATGCGGGCGAAACCTCTTGGTTATGTCCCGAGATCGCCATTCAGGCAGTGAGAGTATTGGAACGGCTGTCGGAACCCCTACAGACTGGGCTTGAGCAGGCTCTGAAGGAGGCCGAAGTCTTCGAAGATTACGAGGAAATGACGCGTTTACAGAGCTGTTCTGGTTGCATCGGGCTAACCAGGTCAAGCGCAAAGCAAAATAGGATCACTTTGCTCAGTGGTGCCGCTCTGATTCATAGGGTTAGGAAGTTTGCGAAGAACCTCGGGATGGACTGGAAACTCGCCCCCCATCAGTTCCGTCGCACCTTTGCCAACTACGTTGTCCATCACAAGTTGGGCGATCTGCGGTATTTAAGGGATCACTTCAAGCACTGGAGCCTGGATATGACCATCCTGTACGCAATGAACGAGGCCCAGGATCTTGAGCTCTACGACGAAATCTACGCTGCTTTTGACGGCAAGCGTCAGGCCATTGTCGGTCACTGGTTGGAGCCTGATACGCCGCTTTCAGGTGGCATGGCCGGTCATATTCGCCAAATGCGGAGCCGCTCGGAAGAAGTGCGTACCTACAAAGACCGGAAAGAGATGATTGAGGCTATCAGCGAGCTGGTGTACCTGCGGTCCACCGGTATCGCTTGGTGCACCAACGATACCGGCGTGGACTGTGCGGGTGGCCAATGCGAGGGCTGTGAGCATGGCTGTATTGATGACAGCCATAAACCGTTCTGGGAAGGGCTTTACCTGCAACAGATCGAGCTTCAACAGATCGACGATCTGGATGACTCGGGCTCAAAGACCGTCGAGCGCACCATGGAACGCTGCGAAAGGGTTTTGACGGATCTCGGTGTAGACATCAATCGCCTCAAGGAGCAAGTGATTGATGTCGAAGCCATCTGA
- a CDS encoding EAL domain-containing protein: MKEFFIRRDRSDAPQGAERRTLIRINDDGVILFADHHAEAVLGYDASELEGRKVQCILAARQDDPFAPAHRHRIENGESILITFRHKEGFFFTAGLSLRMDIRDSDQAASAFISQRDHSPIDHRLIRLTETSAGVGIWELDLHSNELIWTDGMYHLLELRPGSEITPEQALFYCQSSQGRIRALFRRCIRTGQPFSLTLDLITARQNVRQVTLTGRALKAGERIQRLGGTLVDRTPERNHTLARQQAEQMLGATINATNDLVVAVDHQLNLLHFNRAFSRQFELTFGFRPQSGSNLSAALQGFPNERRLIERLWHRAFERDSFVVEMPMAQQHRELPLYEIHYQRLTNDQGDVIGAVHVARDISDRLQNSSSSKYRVQHDPVTGLMNRKAFLGRLQRTLEHKPRRESSDSLLYLDLDGFDHFNEIAGSGTCDRYLRELAGNLGVKIRQRDALARLAGDTFALLIENCPEARARKIADSILELISSFVFHWQDKQLQTTASGGLLFLDDDAPTDSEQLLTQAADLCHTAKTSGRNRVHAARAMSLSLDEGNANEVLTQIQQALDSGYLKLEYQSMRPVASVTWGDHIEILTRIPGETPDSPPLTPDAFLPVAERFDLAKRLDRQVILQTLAWLEQHRLLEPRLKYCGFNLSLASVLDDSFADFMESALKNVSYAPECFCLEIREAHATQYPDDVAVLCDSLHRIGCRVALDGAGASVESYGLAAKLPVDIIKLDHKIMQHLNDDPVQQVMVEALHKIAEASGKVTVATFIENDDTLRKVRTLGIHYGQGFRLYRPRPLEELKPVEVTLTTGKIGG, translated from the coding sequence GTGAAAGAGTTCTTTATCCGTCGAGACCGTTCCGACGCCCCTCAGGGTGCCGAACGTCGAACCCTGATCCGCATCAACGACGACGGCGTGATCCTGTTCGCTGATCATCACGCCGAGGCAGTGCTGGGCTACGATGCCAGCGAACTGGAGGGGCGCAAGGTTCAGTGCATCCTGGCCGCACGCCAGGACGATCCCTTTGCGCCGGCCCACCGTCACCGCATTGAAAATGGTGAATCGATACTGATCACCTTCCGCCATAAAGAAGGCTTTTTCTTCACGGCGGGTCTCAGCCTGCGCATGGACATTCGCGATTCCGACCAGGCCGCCAGTGCGTTTATAAGCCAGCGGGACCATTCCCCCATCGACCACCGCCTGATCCGGCTGACCGAAACCTCCGCGGGCGTTGGCATCTGGGAACTGGACCTCCACAGCAATGAGCTGATCTGGACAGACGGCATGTATCACCTGCTGGAGTTAAGACCCGGCAGCGAAATCACACCCGAACAGGCACTTTTCTACTGCCAGTCCAGCCAGGGCAGGATACGCGCCCTGTTCCGTCGCTGTATCCGCACCGGGCAGCCCTTCTCCCTGACGCTGGATCTGATAACCGCGCGGCAGAACGTTCGTCAAGTAACGTTGACGGGCCGGGCCCTGAAAGCCGGCGAACGGATACAACGGCTGGGGGGAACCCTGGTTGACCGCACGCCTGAGCGTAATCATACCCTCGCCCGCCAGCAGGCGGAGCAGATGCTGGGCGCCACTATCAACGCCACCAACGACCTGGTGGTCGCCGTTGATCACCAGCTCAACCTGCTGCATTTCAACCGCGCCTTCAGTCGCCAGTTCGAGCTCACCTTCGGCTTTCGGCCGCAATCCGGGAGCAATCTGAGTGCAGCCTTGCAGGGTTTTCCCAATGAACGACGGCTTATCGAACGACTCTGGCACCGCGCTTTCGAGCGCGACAGCTTCGTGGTGGAAATGCCCATGGCGCAGCAGCACCGGGAGCTGCCGCTGTACGAAATCCACTATCAACGCCTGACCAATGATCAGGGCGACGTGATTGGCGCCGTTCATGTGGCCCGGGACATCAGCGACCGCCTGCAGAATTCCTCCAGCAGCAAATACCGCGTCCAGCATGATCCGGTGACCGGCCTGATGAACCGAAAAGCGTTCCTGGGCCGCCTGCAGCGAACACTGGAGCACAAGCCTCGGCGGGAGAGCAGTGACAGTCTGCTCTATCTCGACCTGGATGGGTTTGACCACTTCAATGAGATTGCTGGCAGCGGCACCTGCGACCGCTACCTGCGTGAACTGGCTGGCAATCTTGGGGTCAAGATCCGACAGCGGGATGCGCTGGCGCGACTGGCCGGCGACACCTTTGCCCTGCTGATCGAAAACTGCCCCGAAGCGCGCGCCCGCAAGATCGCTGACAGCATCCTCGAGCTGATCAGCAGCTTTGTGTTCCACTGGCAGGACAAGCAGTTGCAGACAACGGCCAGTGGCGGCCTGCTGTTTCTGGACGACGACGCACCCACCGATTCCGAACAACTGCTGACCCAGGCCGCTGACCTGTGCCACACCGCAAAAACCTCCGGCCGCAACCGCGTCCATGCCGCCCGAGCCATGTCCCTGTCACTGGACGAGGGCAATGCCAATGAGGTGCTGACACAGATCCAGCAGGCGCTCGACAGCGGCTACCTCAAGCTTGAATACCAATCAATGCGCCCCGTCGCCAGCGTTACCTGGGGCGACCACATCGAAATACTGACCCGGATTCCCGGTGAGACGCCGGACAGCCCTCCGCTGACCCCGGACGCTTTCCTGCCCGTTGCCGAACGGTTTGATCTGGCCAAACGTCTGGATCGCCAGGTGATCCTTCAGACCCTGGCCTGGCTCGAACAGCACCGTCTGCTGGAGCCGCGCCTCAAGTACTGCGGTTTCAACCTCTCTCTTGCCAGCGTACTGGATGACTCATTTGCGGACTTCATGGAAAGCGCACTAAAAAACGTTTCCTATGCCCCGGAATGCTTCTGCCTGGAAATCAGAGAAGCCCACGCCACCCAGTACCCGGACGACGTAGCGGTGCTGTGCGACAGTCTGCACCGCATTGGCTGCCGGGTAGCGCTGGATGGCGCGGGAGCGTCGGTGGAAAGTTATGGCCTGGCGGCAAAGCTGCCGGTGGACATCATCAAGCTGGACCACAAGATCATGCAGCACCTGAACGACGATCCGGTGCAGCAGGTGATGGTGGAAGCGCTTCATAAAATAGCGGAAGCCTCGGGCAAGGTGACGGTCGCCACCTTCATCGAGAACGACGACACCCTCCGAAAGGTACGTACCCTGGGCATTCATTACGGCCAGGGCTTCCGACTCTACCGGCCTCGCCCACTGGAGGAGCTGAAGCCGGTGGAGGTCACCCTGACCACGGGGAAAATCGGCGGCTAG
- the tnpC gene encoding IS66 family transposase, with protein sequence MKSTPDNALKTPDLNGLSTAEMVAVISGLQQQLASKEDAIQRRDARIEILEELLRHKKIQQFAASSEKLPNQILLFDEVELEVEIDELRDELPDDVEEEETPRRSRKRRQRGFSDTLLRERIELTLSDEEKAGASKTFFTKVKEELEYIPAQLKVLEYWQEKAVFEQDGEERIVAAARPARPLGKCIATPSLLAYLITSKYADGLPLYRQEQMFQRLGHEVSRTSMAHWIIRLNDVFQPLINLMRETQNSGDYLQADETRIQVLKEDGKTAQSDKWMWVTRGGPPGKPSVLFEYDPSRGGKVPVRLLDDFQGILQADGYSGYGQVCATNKLTRIGCWDHARRKYVEASRAAPAKGKKGQPSKADVALSHIRKLYAIEKAARDLSDAERYRVRQEKSLPLLNAFKAWLEKNAPKVMKGLLTRQAMDYTLNQWDYLVGYCERGDLKISNAGAENAIRPFALGRKAWLFADTSQGAKASATCYSLIETAKANGLEPSAYIHHVLERIAESDTLEKLEALLPWNAELPASKKVAQYD encoded by the coding sequence ATGAAATCAACGCCTGATAACGCCCTCAAAACCCCGGATCTCAACGGTTTATCGACCGCTGAGATGGTGGCGGTTATCAGCGGCCTTCAGCAGCAACTCGCCTCCAAAGAAGACGCCATCCAGCGACGAGACGCTCGCATCGAGATCCTCGAAGAACTGCTGCGCCATAAGAAGATCCAGCAGTTCGCCGCCAGCAGTGAAAAGCTGCCCAATCAGATCCTGCTGTTCGATGAGGTCGAGCTGGAAGTCGAGATTGATGAACTGCGCGATGAGCTGCCGGACGATGTCGAAGAGGAAGAGACGCCCCGCCGTTCCCGCAAGCGCCGCCAACGTGGCTTCTCCGATACGCTGCTGCGTGAGCGTATTGAATTAACCCTCAGCGACGAAGAGAAAGCCGGTGCCAGCAAGACCTTCTTCACCAAGGTGAAGGAAGAGCTGGAGTACATTCCCGCTCAACTGAAAGTGCTGGAGTACTGGCAGGAAAAGGCGGTGTTCGAGCAGGACGGCGAAGAGCGCATTGTTGCGGCTGCCCGTCCGGCGCGCCCGCTGGGCAAGTGCATCGCCACCCCGTCACTGCTGGCTTACCTCATTACCTCCAAGTATGCCGACGGTCTGCCGTTGTACCGTCAGGAACAAATGTTCCAGCGCCTGGGGCATGAAGTGAGTCGCACCAGCATGGCTCACTGGATCATCCGGCTGAATGACGTCTTCCAGCCGCTGATCAACCTGATGCGGGAAACCCAGAATAGCGGTGATTACCTGCAAGCCGATGAAACCCGGATCCAGGTGCTCAAGGAAGACGGTAAGACCGCCCAATCCGACAAATGGATGTGGGTCACCCGGGGTGGTCCACCGGGAAAACCTTCGGTTCTGTTCGAGTATGATCCATCACGAGGTGGCAAGGTACCGGTGCGTCTGCTGGATGACTTCCAGGGCATTCTGCAAGCCGATGGCTATTCCGGCTATGGGCAGGTCTGTGCCACGAACAAGCTGACGCGGATCGGATGTTGGGATCACGCGAGACGTAAGTACGTGGAGGCGTCCCGGGCGGCACCGGCCAAAGGCAAAAAAGGCCAACCCTCAAAGGCGGATGTAGCCCTGAGCCACATCCGCAAACTGTACGCCATTGAAAAGGCCGCCCGGGATCTGAGCGACGCGGAGCGATATCGGGTTCGCCAGGAAAAGAGTCTGCCGTTGTTGAACGCCTTTAAAGCCTGGCTGGAGAAAAATGCCCCCAAGGTGATGAAAGGCCTGCTTACCCGTCAGGCCATGGATTACACCCTGAACCAATGGGACTACCTGGTCGGCTACTGTGAGCGCGGTGACCTGAAGATCAGCAATGCCGGAGCCGAGAACGCCATCCGCCCGTTTGCCCTCGGCAGAAAAGCCTGGCTCTTCGCCGATACCTCACAAGGGGCGAAAGCCAGCGCCACCTGCTATTCGCTCATCGAAACCGCCAAGGCCAATGGCCTGGAGCCTTCAGCTTATATCCACCATGTGTTGGAACGCATTGCTGAGTCCGACACGCTGGAGAAGCTCGAAGCGTTGCTGCCCTGGAATGCCGAGTTGCCGGCTTCGAAAAAAGTGGCTCAATACGATTAG
- a CDS encoding DUF6560 family protein — protein sequence MEYLYNVLLFLAQIVFFWIILSGKVSIDRSWLVVQYGWVLKVVVIVFTLFFSLVLYSAIQEERVIQVVYWFLFSIVGVGLVSLNEVFRRKIWFDEKMIYYQSAFGKRVRLPLSEVVSMSRGRYGSSFKIVGAKGQKVEFFPHMAGSIEFYNYVRSISRNDQT from the coding sequence ATGGAGTATCTCTACAATGTACTTCTATTCCTTGCTCAAATTGTGTTCTTTTGGATTATCCTTAGCGGTAAGGTTTCGATAGATAGAAGTTGGCTGGTTGTTCAATATGGCTGGGTACTCAAGGTAGTTGTGATCGTATTCACTTTGTTTTTCTCCCTTGTTTTATATTCTGCAATTCAAGAAGAGAGAGTTATTCAAGTAGTTTACTGGTTTCTTTTCTCTATCGTTGGAGTAGGGCTAGTGAGCTTGAATGAGGTCTTTCGTCGAAAAATTTGGTTCGATGAAAAGATGATTTACTACCAATCAGCTTTCGGCAAAAGAGTCAGATTACCGCTTTCGGAAGTCGTGTCCATGAGCCGTGGCCGGTATGGGTCCTCGTTTAAAATAGTCGGGGCGAAGGGACAAAAAGTTGAATTCTTCCCTCATATGGCGGGTAGCATTGAGTTTTATAATTATGTTCGCTCAATATCAAGAAATGACCAAACCTAA
- the argH gene encoding argininosuccinate lyase, with protein MTDQNKSAEKPWGGRFTEPTDAFVERFTASVGFDQRLYHHDITGSIAHATMLAEVGVLTEEERDTIIEGLKAVKADIEAGTFEWSVSLEDVHMNIEARLTDRIGITGKKLHTGRSRNDQVATDIRLYLRDEIDVIAEELRRLQAGLLDLAEREAETIMPGFTHLQTAQPVTFGHHLLAWYEMLVRDAERLQDCRKRVNVMPLGAAALAGTTYPIDRGITAKLLGFDRASENSLDSVSDRDFAIEFCSFAALLMTHLSRFSEELVLWTSAQFDFIDLPDRFCTGSSIMPQKKNPDVPELVRGKTGRVNGHLISLLTLMKSQPLAYNKDNQEDKEPLFDTVDTVKGCLKAYADMIPAIEARADNMRVAAKRGFSTATDLADYLVKKGVAFRDAHEIVGKAVAFGVAEGRDLSEMTTEELTRFSGVIGEDVFDVLTLEGSVQARDHLGGTAPKQVRAAVARARKAL; from the coding sequence ATGACGGATCAGAACAAGAGCGCCGAGAAACCCTGGGGCGGTCGTTTCACCGAACCCACCGATGCCTTTGTGGAGCGTTTCACCGCATCCGTAGGCTTTGACCAGCGCCTATACCATCACGATATTACCGGTTCCATTGCCCATGCCACCATGCTGGCGGAAGTGGGTGTGCTGACCGAGGAAGAACGTGACACCATTATTGAAGGTCTGAAAGCCGTCAAGGCGGATATCGAGGCTGGCACCTTCGAGTGGTCTGTCAGTCTGGAAGACGTGCACATGAACATTGAAGCACGGCTGACGGATCGGATTGGTATTACGGGCAAGAAGCTGCACACCGGTCGCAGCCGTAACGACCAGGTGGCCACGGATATCCGCCTTTACCTGCGCGACGAAATCGACGTCATTGCCGAGGAGCTCCGGCGCCTGCAAGCCGGCCTGTTGGATCTGGCCGAGCGCGAGGCGGAGACCATCATGCCGGGATTCACCCACCTTCAGACCGCTCAGCCGGTTACCTTCGGTCATCACCTGTTGGCTTGGTACGAAATGCTGGTGCGGGATGCCGAGCGCCTGCAGGACTGCCGCAAGCGCGTGAACGTGATGCCTCTGGGCGCGGCGGCGCTGGCAGGCACAACCTATCCGATTGATCGTGGCATTACCGCGAAGCTGCTGGGCTTTGACCGGGCCAGTGAGAATTCCCTGGATTCCGTGAGTGACCGGGACTTCGCCATCGAATTCTGCAGCTTCGCTGCCCTGTTGATGACCCACCTGTCGCGCTTCAGCGAAGAACTGGTGTTGTGGACCTCTGCCCAGTTTGATTTCATCGATCTGCCGGACCGTTTCTGCACCGGGTCGTCCATCATGCCCCAGAAGAAGAACCCGGACGTGCCAGAGCTGGTGCGCGGCAAGACCGGCCGGGTGAACGGCCATCTGATCAGTTTGCTGACCCTGATGAAGAGCCAACCGCTGGCCTACAACAAAGACAATCAGGAAGACAAGGAACCGCTGTTCGATACTGTGGACACCGTGAAGGGGTGCCTCAAGGCCTACGCGGATATGATCCCGGCCATCGAAGCCCGGGCCGACAACATGCGCGTGGCGGCCAAGCGGGGGTTCTCTACCGCAACTGATCTGGCGGACTATCTGGTCAAGAAGGGAGTGGCTTTTCGCGATGCTCATGAAATTGTGGGCAAAGCTGTTGCGTTTGGCGTGGCAGAAGGGCGCGACCTCTCCGAGATGACCACGGAAGAGCTCACTCGCTTCTCCGGCGTCATCGGCGAAGACGTGTTCGATGTGCTGACGCTGGAAGGTTCCGTGCAGGCACGTGATCACCTTGGCGGCACCGCGCCGAAACAAGTGCGCGCTGCGGTTGCGCGTGCGCGCAAAGCACTCTAG
- the tnpA gene encoding IS66 family insertion sequence element accessory protein TnpA produces MTTPDLHQFWQETLSDWQASGLSGAAYCKQESLVYHRFVYWRQKLTGRVESSEPVQARSGFARVAPIPDTGVGLTVSLPGGVSITGLHAGNIDLLGAVLRQL; encoded by the coding sequence ATGACTACCCCTGATTTACACCAGTTCTGGCAAGAGACGCTGTCGGACTGGCAGGCCTCGGGCCTGTCCGGTGCAGCCTACTGCAAACAAGAGTCGCTTGTTTATCATCGGTTTGTCTACTGGCGGCAGAAGCTGACCGGCCGTGTCGAATCCAGCGAACCGGTTCAAGCTCGATCCGGATTCGCTCGTGTGGCTCCGATTCCGGATACAGGAGTCGGTTTGACCGTGTCACTGCCCGGCGGCGTATCGATCACCGGTCTGCATGCCGGTAATATCGATTTGCTGGGTGCCGTCTTGAGACAGCTGTGA